AAGGATCATTGCTTAGACTGCAATCAAACAATGAAATTTGTAAGGAGTGGCCCTAAACAAGCTAGGAAATGGGCAAACACACACATGTGCCTGTACTCAGTTATTGCTAATGAATAAACGtgtatttgtattatataattccATCACCAAAAAACTACCTAGGATCTGTGCATAGTTTTCAACACAATGATCCGCAAATTTTCACCCCGAGGCAAACCCAAAATTGCACTATTAGTCGTCTTTCCATAGATGAAAAATATGATCAAGAAGACATCTTTCAGCCAAAAAACCTGCCGTCATGGTGGTGATGATAAAAGCACATCAGCATACCTTTTATTATAGGACTGATCATCTTCTATGAAATTTTCATCTATACGCTGAGCTGGTCTCTGAACAGAAGGAATGGACCATGCTGGTGAAGGTATTTCATCTGAGAAATATCTTCTCCTGATCAACTGAAAGGAGATGTACCAGAAAACTTAGATGGCAAcccataaattaaaatttataaagacAGAGATCGAAGTCCGTACTGACCATGCGGAAAAATTTCACCACAGCCTCCTTGTCATACCTTGCTTCTTTTGCAGCCTGTAGACATCCAACATAAAATCCACAACCATTACAAGAAGAATGAATTGGATAGCAACTATTCAACAGAATGCAAAATCTGGGCAAGTCTATGCATCAATTGTTAGCAGATATAGACAGTATTTCGGTTTAGAATATCAAAATGAGAAATAAAGATTCTCAGAAAACATAGCATCTCCAGTCTAACATTTTCCTAACCCGGCACAGTAGGCAATGGCTGAGCTAAATTCATTATTCTTAGTGAGTGGCTCAAAAAATATACATTGATAACCTTTAAGATTagttaaaaagataaaatgttTAATGATTAGCCTCTCAATTTGAAAACGGATGGAAACAgaaaaatctatttttaatcCAGATGGTGGCACCAAAGTGAAATGTGCAGTTTCAATGCATCCATAAAGGATCCAGATGTAATATAAACTTGTTCTGAATTTTGAAAAGGATCAGTGAGGAGAAGCTTTTTTTGTGGTTCTCATAAATCCCATCCCACTCAATGCATATGCAGTGATATTGTCACAAAAAACAAGTATAAATTATTCATGTTTAAAACACATGTAATATGTTCGAAAAACAGCAGTGGCTAGctttaaaatacaaaacaactaaaattttaaattgctACTTGCTAGTAGTTGAAATTCCGTTGTAATTAGCATTAACGTCAGATTTATTAAAATCTATCTGAATACAACATACTAGTTAACATAAGGGTAACATACTATCTCAAACATTGAAAGTGGCGAAAACCAACTTGTAAAACCGATAAATATTTTAGTTGAGACACCTACAGCAACAAGGCCCCCACTACCAGGAAAACTCTCAGTCAAAGGAAGCTCCTCACTGGACGGAAGCAAACCCTGCTTCTCAACCCATTGGCGTGCAACATCAACAAGATTCCCACtgcttcctcttgtaccctctTGTGCAGCAATATCAGCTTTGTTACCAATAATAATATATGGAACAGGAAGGCCACTAGGGCCACCTGATCCCAAAGGAGCTGAAAATGTCCCAgtttcagcaatctcagctgCCCACTTCTGCAAGCTAGTCTTTGTTCTTCTCTGTGAAAGATCGTGAACAAAAATTACACCTGCAAATGAAGTCCAAACAAAGtttcaaattctaaattatCAGAGAGCCAACTTTCAAATATTCACTAACTGTTACTAATTTTATTTGTCAAGACTTCCAGAATACCCAATTGTCATCAAGAGACTCATGCCATTATCCAGATAGTGGTAATTGGGCTATTTTGCAAATCAATGAAGTTTGGACTTTAGACAGCTAAATCTGTAAGATTTCTTGTAGAAGATTTAGAACATTATTGCTATGTGTTCTATAtcaaaattcttttatttttcagcatGCAAGGCTTTAAAAAGAGAAGCCAAGGATACTTAATGACTGAAATAAAAATGGAAGTCCTCTTCCTTATTTCCTTTCCCCCTTGGTCACAAATATTGACCTGTCATTTTGTAGATTGACACATAATAAGATTGAACCTATACAACTACCTCTGTGCAATGTAAGGTactatatattttagaaaactaaaataatggattttttttaactcaCCATTAACCTGTGAATAAAAAAGAGACCGACAATCTTTGTAGCGCTCATGTCCTGATACATCCCACAGTTCAACGAAGAAATCTCTCTCAGAGTCACCTTTTAGGCTACTAGAAGAGCTGCCTGAATTTCCATAAGTAGTATGCtggaaaaagaaataaaaatttggtAAAGACTTCCCTTTGTGTACAGAAATAATGTATTACTCGTCTAAACCATAGAAGGATAGGGGGTAATTACTTTCACATCAACTGCACAACCAATTGTTTGAGGAGGGCGAGCAATTGGAGAACCTTTTATAATCAGGTTTACTAACGAAGTCTTCCCAACACCTGCAAGGAGGATGAGAAAATATGACAAATGTGCAACTATAATATCGACGAAACAGTACAGTAGGGAACCATATCAGGGGTGACTAAAGAGAGATTTTGATGTGCTTGCTGCTGTAATATTAACTAATGCAACCCATAGGTTTTCCAAAAAGCTTCAGAAAGGCATCATATGCTTGGATACTTTCCAAAGTATATGGCTACTATATGACAACATAAACAACAGCTTAACAGTAGAAATGATTTTTGTCAACAATATCACCATTAAGAAAGTCTATGTTAGGCTTGCTAGGTATAGCAATTAGGCATAACTACCTAACTGATCTAGTTACAGGGAGGGGGAATTGAATAATAGAATGACGAGGAGAAGGTAGGGGGAGAGGGCACATTTTGGGGAAGTTAGTTGATTAAAAGGGGAAAATCTGGACTCTCCTTCCGATTGTTTTCCACCGTACAATATAATCTTCTCCTTCAATAAAAATTTCCATTTCTACCTCTAGATTCTAAGTCTGAACCAGATCTAACAGAATACTAAGCCAGAATTATTTCCTCGACCTATTAAGCaatattagatttttatttccttttgcCCAGAGTTGACGTTAAGAACCCAATTCTCTTAAAGCAGCCCTACCTAAATGAATTCTCTAAACCACATACCAAAACGAAATATCAATCATCCAGCCCATTTCAAATTGAACATCTACAACCTAGACACCTGACTTAACAAGGTTTCAGAAAACTGTCGACAACTGCAATTTCGGTTGAAGCTTCAAGGTATTCAGGGTCTCCATGACCACGATTGCAACTACAACATCAAAGATCCAATGAAACAAGAACCCACAGCCACAACTTAAAACCTTGAAGCTAAAATCATTAACATCACTCTTGAA
The sequence above is a segment of the Phaseolus vulgaris cultivar G19833 chromosome 2, P. vulgaris v2.0, whole genome shotgun sequence genome. Coding sequences within it:
- the LOC137812419 gene encoding small GTPase LIP1, with protein sequence MFWRDRERENKELNGGVLCGQVRVLVVGDSGVGKTSLVNLIIKGSPIARPPQTIGCAVDVKHTTYGNSGSSSSSLKGDSERDFFVELWDVSGHERYKDCRSLFYSQVNGVIFVHDLSQRRTKTSLQKWAAEIAETGTFSAPLGSGGPSGLPVPYIIIGNKADIAAQEGTRGSSGNLVDVARQWVEKQGLLPSSEELPLTESFPGSGGLVAAAKEARYDKEAVVKFFRMLIRRRYFSDEIPSPAWSIPSVQRPAQRIDENFIEDDQSYNKSLSNDPFKYNTLPPLPAQRNLTPPPTLYPQQPVSVSENYSFPRYSLSGTSEISAVARTKRSDINV